One window of Neisseria subflava genomic DNA carries:
- a CDS encoding calcium-binding protein, which yields MVDLKTVVPNASQYGAKLAYTTYEAEQGELKNGIVENHSSSKETDRATAREASGQAYVDLPTNASVSFIAQAEANAATIRYTVPDGESGKVEVKVNNTVIGTLDLSSKSNWQYLDNYTYHPNDDIKVHDTPAADRLARFQFDEVSQLFKDAHINKGDTVTITNLDSTPVGIDLVDLEKAPDAIRQPENSVSITDFGAIANDGSDDYQAFMAAIESAKASKKSVYIPEGQFDFSRPISLYVPDGIKITGAGQWHTKLHFLNTEAAKYDDNGYVSGGGGITFEPGSKDIDLGNLSMDSNLNSRHDEKANYKGISGTLGTGSSIHDIKIEHFEVGVWIGDYSKNKPLNYTDGLTISNATIRNNFADGVNFAQGTSNSTVINSNIRGNGDDGLATWSSHHENTNAHVAENNRFLNNTVELGWRAAGIGIFGGKGHEVANNLIKDNANWGGVRLNTVFKNSHNFDFNDTGISVHDNLLVNNGTNTDTYGRVKGSIDLEEGRDYATPENVILGELNNIKIENNTIVNNLSDQEITKTRNPKEGNIPEPVNETTLTIENNHSLSVAENTSAKNVAEIDDHSLTQAANHLGADNIITITDSSHALVSGGDGNDRIRGGLGNDTINGDSGDDIIFGYGGDDRLNGGLGNDSVHGGNGNDTLWGESGNDRLNGGDSNDVLFGGQGTDYLVGGKGADTYVFSLGEGKDTITDNVGEHNALQFGQNISVNDLHIDAITDVRGNIDWKITIKGSEGDSITINDQFVSGKTDAVIDTFRFDEGTLSLQELMGRLSGNGNISNLSDVNTHTDRMSYSSVDTVDVHDDTASTANAGII from the coding sequence ATGGTAGACCTTAAAACTGTAGTGCCAAACGCTTCCCAATATGGTGCAAAACTTGCCTACACGACTTATGAGGCAGAACAAGGCGAGTTGAAGAACGGTATCGTTGAGAACCACTCTTCTTCTAAAGAAACAGATCGCGCAACTGCCCGTGAAGCAAGCGGTCAGGCATATGTCGATTTGCCGACCAATGCGTCCGTTTCATTTATTGCGCAAGCAGAAGCCAATGCCGCAACCATCCGTTATACCGTTCCTGACGGTGAAAGCGGTAAAGTAGAAGTCAAAGTCAATAATACAGTGATCGGTACTTTGGATTTATCTTCCAAATCCAACTGGCAATATTTGGATAACTATACATATCATCCGAATGACGATATTAAAGTTCATGATACGCCTGCGGCAGATAGGCTTGCCCGCTTCCAATTTGACGAAGTCAGCCAATTATTTAAAGATGCCCATATCAATAAAGGAGATACAGTTACTATCACTAATCTCGACAGCACGCCCGTAGGCATTGACTTGGTTGACTTGGAAAAGGCACCGGACGCCATTAGACAGCCTGAAAACAGTGTCAGCATTACTGATTTCGGCGCAATTGCCAATGACGGCTCGGATGATTACCAAGCATTTATGGCTGCGATTGAATCTGCAAAAGCGTCTAAAAAATCTGTTTACATTCCTGAAGGTCAATTTGATTTTTCACGACCGATTTCTCTTTATGTTCCTGATGGCATTAAGATTACCGGTGCAGGGCAATGGCACACTAAGTTACATTTTTTGAATACTGAAGCTGCTAAATACGATGATAATGGGTATGTGAGCGGTGGTGGCGGTATTACTTTTGAGCCCGGTAGTAAAGATATAGATTTGGGCAATCTCTCTATGGATTCAAATCTAAATTCAAGACATGATGAGAAAGCCAATTATAAAGGGATATCCGGCACTTTAGGTACTGGCTCTTCTATTCACGATATCAAAATTGAACATTTTGAAGTAGGTGTTTGGATTGGGGATTATTCTAAAAACAAACCTTTAAATTACACCGATGGTTTGACTATCTCCAATGCCACTATTCGTAATAACTTTGCAGACGGCGTTAACTTTGCCCAAGGTACCAGTAATTCCACCGTTATCAATTCCAATATCCGCGGCAATGGTGATGATGGCTTAGCAACATGGTCAAGTCATCATGAGAATACCAATGCCCATGTTGCTGAAAATAACCGCTTTTTGAATAATACCGTTGAATTAGGCTGGCGTGCAGCAGGTATTGGTATCTTTGGCGGTAAAGGTCATGAAGTAGCCAATAACCTTATTAAAGATAATGCCAATTGGGGTGGCGTACGCTTAAACACTGTATTCAAAAACAGCCATAATTTTGATTTCAATGATACGGGTATTTCCGTTCATGATAACTTGCTGGTAAACAATGGGACTAATACGGACACATATGGTCGTGTTAAAGGTTCTATAGATTTGGAAGAAGGCAGGGATTATGCTACTCCAGAAAATGTTATTTTGGGAGAACTCAACAATATCAAAATTGAAAATAACACTATTGTGAATAATCTTTCCGACCAAGAGATTACTAAAACCCGTAATCCTAAAGAAGGCAATATTCCGGAGCCTGTAAACGAGACTACATTAACCATCGAAAATAATCATAGCCTTTCGGTAGCAGAAAATACTTCTGCAAAAAATGTAGCGGAAATAGATGATCACAGTCTTACCCAAGCTGCGAATCATTTAGGTGCTGATAATATCATCACAATTACAGACAGCAGCCATGCTCTTGTCAGCGGCGGCGATGGCAATGACCGTATCAGAGGCGGTTTGGGCAATGATACGATTAACGGTGATTCAGGTGATGACATCATTTTCGGCTATGGTGGAGATGACCGTCTTAATGGCGGTCTTGGTAACGACTCTGTACATGGAGGCAATGGCAACGATACTTTATGGGGCGAAAGTGGCAATGACCGTTTGAATGGCGGCGATAGTAACGACGTTTTGTTCGGCGGACAAGGAACCGATTACTTGGTAGGCGGTAAGGGTGCCGATACTTATGTTTTCAGCCTTGGAGAAGGTAAGGATACGATTACCGATAATGTGGGCGAACATAATGCACTGCAATTCGGCCAAAATATCTCTGTTAATGACCTGCATATTGATGCCATCACTGATGTTCGAGGTAATATCGATTGGAAAATTACCATCAAGGGATCAGAAGGGGACAGCATAACCATCAATGACCAATTCGTTTCCGGTAAAACTGATGCTGTGATTGATACCTTCCGTTTCGATGAAGGTACATTGAGCCTGCAAGAGTTGATGGGTAGGTTGTCAGGTAATGGCAATATCAGTAATTTGTCAGACGTCAATACGCATACTGACCGCATGAGCTACTCGTCTGTCGATACGGTTGATGTTCACGATGACACAGCATCTACCGCCAACGCTGGAATTATCTAA
- a CDS encoding ABC-F family ATPase, whose protein sequence is MISTNGITMQFGAKPLFENVSVKFGEGNRYGLIGANGSGKSTFMKILGGDLEQTAGEVAIENGVRLGKLRQDQFAYEDMRVLDVVMMGHTEMWAAMTERDAIYANPEATEDDYMKAAELEAKFAEYDGYTAEARAAELLSGVGISEDLHNATMAEVAPGFKLRVLLAQALFSKPDVLLLDEPTNNLDINTIRWLEGVLNQYDSTMIIISHDRHFLNEVCTHMADLDYNTITIYPGNYDDYMLASAQSRERALKDNAKAKEKLQELQEFVARFSANKSKARQATSRLKQADKIKSEMVEVKPSTRQNPYIRFEADEKAKLHRQAVEVEKLAKRFETQLFKNLNFILEAGQRLAIIGPNGAGKSTLLKLLAGAYNPEYSDGLLPDEGTIKWAEKASVGYYPQDHENDFDVDMDLSEWMRQWGQEGDDEQVIRGTLGRLLFGSNDVVKKVKVLSGGEKGRMLYGKLLLLKPNVLVMDEPTNHMDMESIESLNMALEKYNGTLIFVSHDRQFVSSLATQIIELDGKGGYEHYLGDYESYLEKKGLV, encoded by the coding sequence ATGATTTCTACCAACGGCATCACCATGCAGTTCGGCGCAAAGCCGCTGTTTGAAAACGTATCCGTCAAATTCGGCGAAGGCAACCGTTACGGCTTGATCGGCGCCAACGGCTCAGGCAAATCCACCTTCATGAAAATCCTCGGCGGCGATTTGGAACAGACTGCCGGCGAAGTCGCGATTGAAAACGGCGTGCGTTTGGGTAAATTGCGCCAAGACCAGTTTGCCTACGAAGACATGCGCGTGCTGGATGTGGTGATGATGGGTCACACCGAAATGTGGGCGGCAATGACCGAACGCGACGCGATTTACGCCAATCCCGAAGCTACTGAAGACGATTACATGAAAGCCGCAGAACTGGAAGCCAAGTTCGCCGAATACGACGGCTACACCGCCGAAGCACGCGCTGCCGAATTGTTGAGCGGCGTGGGCATTTCTGAAGATTTGCACAATGCGACCATGGCAGAAGTTGCCCCAGGCTTCAAACTGCGCGTATTGCTGGCGCAAGCCCTGTTCTCCAAACCAGACGTATTGCTCTTGGACGAACCGACCAATAACTTGGATATTAATACTATCCGCTGGTTGGAAGGCGTGTTGAACCAATACGACTCCACCATGATTATCATCTCGCACGACCGTCACTTTTTGAACGAAGTCTGCACCCACATGGCGGATTTGGACTACAACACCATCACCATCTATCCGGGCAACTACGACGACTATATGCTCGCTTCCGCCCAATCGCGTGAGCGCGCCCTGAAAGACAACGCCAAAGCCAAAGAGAAACTGCAAGAGCTGCAAGAGTTCGTCGCCCGCTTCTCTGCCAACAAATCCAAAGCTCGTCAGGCAACCAGCCGTCTGAAACAGGCAGACAAAATTAAATCGGAGATGGTCGAAGTCAAACCTTCTACCCGTCAAAACCCATATATCCGTTTTGAAGCCGACGAAAAAGCCAAATTGCACCGTCAGGCTGTGGAAGTTGAAAAACTGGCCAAACGTTTTGAAACCCAGTTGTTTAAAAACCTGAACTTCATCCTTGAAGCAGGCCAACGCCTTGCCATCATCGGCCCGAACGGCGCAGGTAAATCCACCTTGCTGAAACTCTTGGCAGGCGCGTACAACCCCGAATATTCAGACGGCCTGTTGCCGGACGAAGGCACCATCAAATGGGCGGAAAAAGCCAGTGTCGGCTACTATCCGCAAGACCATGAAAACGACTTCGACGTCGATATGGACCTGAGCGAATGGATGCGCCAATGGGGACAGGAAGGCGACGACGAACAAGTCATCCGCGGCACTTTGGGCCGCTTGCTCTTCGGCAGCAACGATGTCGTGAAAAAAGTGAAGGTTCTCTCCGGTGGCGAAAAAGGCCGTATGCTTTACGGCAAACTGTTGCTGTTGAAACCCAATGTCTTGGTTATGGACGAACCGACCAACCACATGGACATGGAAAGCATCGAATCCTTGAACATGGCGCTGGAAAAATACAACGGCACGCTGATTTTCGTCTCACACGACCGTCAGTTTGTATCTTCATTGGCTACCCAAATCATCGAATTGGATGGCAAAGGCGGATATGAACACTACCTGGGTGATTACGAAAGCTATCTGGAGAAAAAAGGCTTAGTTTAA
- the cysT gene encoding sulfate ABC transporter permease subunit CysT: protein MLLLKTPSVLPGFKLSLGLTVLCLSLLVVLPFAMMAAKAAEIGWSGFWNTITEPNVLAAVWLSLRMSFYAMLTNIVFGTLVAWVLVRYEFPGKGLVNALVDLPFALPTAVTGIALATLYAPNGWIGRFFEPLGIKIAFTPIGIWIALIVVSLPFIVRAVQPVLEELSGEYEEAAATLGASRWTTFRRVLLPEITPALLTGAGMMFARSTGEYGSVIFIAGNIPMVSEILPLIITGKLEQYDAQGASAVALFMLMISFVILLILNIMQWTLSRRAGAKV, encoded by the coding sequence ATGTTGTTACTCAAAACGCCTTCTGTATTGCCGGGTTTCAAGCTCAGCCTGGGTTTGACGGTTTTATGCCTGTCGCTTTTGGTGGTTTTGCCGTTTGCGATGATGGCGGCCAAAGCGGCGGAAATCGGCTGGAGCGGATTTTGGAACACAATTACCGAACCCAATGTCTTGGCGGCCGTCTGGCTGAGTTTGCGGATGTCGTTTTATGCGATGTTGACCAATATCGTGTTCGGCACGTTGGTTGCCTGGGTATTGGTGCGCTATGAATTTCCGGGCAAAGGATTGGTAAACGCTTTGGTCGATTTGCCGTTTGCGCTGCCGACGGCGGTAACAGGCATTGCGTTGGCAACCTTGTATGCGCCCAATGGCTGGATAGGTCGTTTTTTCGAGCCTTTGGGCATCAAAATCGCCTTTACGCCCATCGGCATCTGGATTGCACTGATTGTCGTCAGCCTGCCCTTTATCGTCCGTGCCGTACAGCCGGTATTGGAAGAATTGTCGGGCGAGTATGAAGAAGCGGCGGCGACGTTGGGCGCAAGCCGTTGGACTACGTTCCGCCGCGTCCTTTTACCTGAAATCACGCCGGCCCTGTTGACCGGCGCAGGCATGATGTTTGCCCGCTCTACCGGCGAATACGGCTCGGTCATTTTTATCGCGGGCAATATTCCGATGGTGTCTGAAATCCTGCCCTTGATTATTACCGGCAAACTGGAGCAATACGATGCTCAGGGTGCGTCTGCCGTTGCTCTGTTTATGCTGATGATTTCGTTTGTCATCCTGCTGATTTTAAACATCATGCAATGGACCTTGAGCCGCCGTGCCGGAGCGAAGGTTTAA
- a CDS encoding D-alanyl-D-alanine carboxypeptidase family protein yields the protein MMKKTLLSLIFAALLNTPALAADPVASAPAVQSEAQTQPLLHSINSPTTPPEIAATAYIVTDLHSKQTLASNNADTPIEPAALTQMMTAYLAFKALENGTLEASQMLTVSNAAWKVEGSRMFLDPKVPVSVSSLIKGTTIQSANDAAITLAEAIGNGSIDEFVKQMNEEAKRLGMKHTHFNNPTGISSNGHVSTVGDLAILAAALINDYPKYYPLFANKSFKYNNIEQPNRNLLLYRDSSIDGLKTGYSEGAGYHLAASSKRNNRRIVSILAGAESTEARASESSKLLNWALQAFDTPKLYNGGEVISQVKVYKGSTKAVDIGFLDDVYITIPHDTGKNVKPILETLQPVLAPIEKGQVLGKLKVMKDGKVIAEKDVVALTGVEEGSWLRRMWDAIVLWFKGLFS from the coding sequence ATGATGAAAAAAACGCTACTTAGCTTAATTTTTGCTGCCCTCTTGAATACTCCTGCCCTCGCTGCCGACCCGGTTGCATCTGCACCTGCCGTACAAAGCGAGGCTCAAACGCAGCCGCTGCTGCACAGCATAAACAGCCCGACAACGCCGCCGGAAATTGCGGCGACGGCCTATATCGTTACCGACCTGCACAGCAAGCAAACCTTGGCATCCAATAATGCCGATACACCTATCGAGCCAGCCGCGTTGACGCAAATGATGACCGCCTACCTTGCCTTTAAAGCACTGGAAAACGGTACACTTGAAGCAAGCCAAATGCTGACCGTTTCCAATGCCGCATGGAAAGTCGAAGGTTCGCGCATGTTCCTTGATCCGAAAGTTCCTGTCAGCGTCAGCTCCTTGATTAAGGGTACAACCATCCAATCGGCCAACGATGCCGCCATTACCCTTGCAGAAGCCATCGGCAACGGCTCTATCGACGAATTCGTCAAACAAATGAATGAAGAAGCAAAACGCTTGGGCATGAAGCACACCCACTTCAACAACCCGACCGGTATTTCTTCTAACGGCCATGTTTCAACCGTTGGCGACCTTGCCATCTTGGCAGCCGCGCTCATTAATGACTATCCGAAATATTATCCTTTATTTGCAAATAAATCTTTCAAATACAATAATATCGAGCAGCCCAACCGCAATCTTCTGCTCTATCGCGACAGCAGTATCGACGGTTTGAAAACCGGCTATTCTGAAGGCGCAGGCTACCATCTCGCCGCTTCCAGCAAACGCAACAACCGCCGTATTGTTTCCATCCTTGCCGGTGCCGAATCTACCGAAGCGCGCGCCAGTGAAAGCAGCAAACTGCTCAACTGGGCGTTACAGGCATTTGATACACCCAAACTTTATAACGGCGGAGAAGTAATTTCCCAAGTCAAAGTTTACAAAGGCAGCACCAAAGCCGTAGACATCGGTTTCTTGGACGATGTTTACATTACCATCCCCCACGATACCGGCAAAAACGTCAAACCTATCTTAGAAACACTTCAGCCTGTCCTCGCCCCAATTGAAAAAGGCCAAGTATTGGGCAAACTGAAAGTCATGAAAGACGGCAAAGTCATTGCCGAAAAAGACGTCGTCGCCCTAACCGGCGTGGAAGAAGGCAGCTGGTTGCGCCGTATGTGGGACGCGATTGTGTTGTGGTTTAAAGGTTTATTCAGTTAA
- a CDS encoding DUF4124 domain-containing protein: MNKIWICTLLLALTTAVSAAPIFECTDSAGRKVYTQAGGKNCKASNIGKPSVYTSAPVSTPATPTSPSKAEQAEEAVAPVNPADVGAAKRALDTAKKNLEEGKKVRYGNERNYARYLERIKGLEKAVRSAQENYDAAQRQPASQDPVAY, from the coding sequence ATGAACAAAATCTGGATCTGCACATTACTGCTCGCTTTGACAACTGCGGTTTCCGCCGCGCCTATTTTTGAATGCACCGATTCTGCCGGCCGCAAAGTCTATACCCAAGCCGGCGGCAAAAACTGCAAAGCCAGCAATATCGGCAAACCGTCCGTATATACTTCTGCGCCTGTTTCAACACCGGCAACGCCGACTTCCCCAAGCAAAGCCGAGCAGGCGGAAGAAGCTGTCGCCCCGGTCAATCCGGCTGATGTCGGTGCGGCCAAGCGTGCTTTGGATACCGCCAAGAAAAATTTGGAAGAAGGCAAAAAAGTGCGTTATGGCAATGAACGCAACTATGCCCGCTATCTCGAACGGATCAAGGGTTTGGAAAAAGCCGTCCGCTCGGCTCAGGAAAACTATGACGCGGCGCAACGCCAACCTGCATCTCAAGATCCTGTTGCCTATTGA